One window from the genome of Pseudonocardia hierapolitana encodes:
- a CDS encoding alpha/beta fold hydrolase codes for MPISSPVEGFRLAYDDHAGAGDAAVLLHGWPGDRKDHREVVARLSGRCRVVVPDLRGFGDSQRPAGAAPADFAAEAQARSVLALVEELEIGPAVLAGYDIGSRIAQAAATARPDLVRALVVAPPLPGIGERVLTPDAQREFWYQAFHGLDLAEQLLDGSRSAVRAYLAHFWSHWSGPGFEPDPDELDRLAAAYGRPGAFVASINWYRAGSGAIARSLAERAPAPADRLAVPTTVLWPEHDPLFPRSWSDRLGRFFSDVELRPLDGVGHFAPVEAPDAFAGAIAERLA; via the coding sequence GTGCCGATCAGCTCCCCGGTTGAGGGATTCCGACTCGCCTACGACGACCACGCGGGTGCGGGCGACGCCGCCGTCCTGCTGCACGGCTGGCCCGGCGACCGCAAGGACCACCGTGAGGTGGTGGCGCGGCTGTCCGGCCGCTGCCGGGTCGTCGTGCCGGACCTGCGGGGGTTCGGCGACTCGCAGCGCCCGGCCGGCGCCGCTCCCGCCGACTTCGCGGCCGAGGCCCAGGCCCGCAGCGTGTTGGCGCTCGTCGAGGAGCTGGAGATCGGCCCCGCGGTCCTCGCCGGGTACGACATCGGGTCGCGCATCGCCCAAGCCGCGGCCACGGCGAGACCCGATCTCGTGCGGGCGCTCGTCGTCGCCCCTCCGCTGCCCGGCATCGGGGAGCGGGTGCTGACGCCGGACGCCCAGCGGGAGTTCTGGTACCAGGCCTTCCACGGCCTCGACCTCGCCGAGCAGCTGCTCGACGGTTCTCGCTCCGCGGTGCGTGCGTACCTCGCGCACTTCTGGTCGCACTGGTCCGGGCCCGGCTTCGAGCCCGACCCGGACGAGCTCGACCGCCTGGCGGCGGCTTACGGGCGCCCGGGCGCGTTCGTCGCGTCGATCAACTGGTACCGGGCCGGGTCCGGCGCGATCGCGCGGTCGCTCGCGGAACGCGCACCGGCACCCGCCGACCGGCTCGCCGTGCCCACCACCGTGCTGTGGCCCGAGCACGACCCGCTCTTCCCGCGGTCGTGGTCCGACCGGCTCGGACGGTTCTTCTCGGATGTCGAGCTGCGCCCGCTGGACGGCGTGGGTCACTTCGCGCCCGTGGAGGCGCCGGACGCGT
- a CDS encoding MFS transporter, which translates to MSARTYLLAAGAFAVGTSAYVVAGVLPAVSAELDVSVTAAGQLTTAFALAYAVSAPLLATITARWERRRLLLIALLVAALGNAISAVATTYPLLLGGRIVAALGAAAYTPAATLFATALRPPAERGRAVAIVFGGLTVALALGVPIGSLLAGSIGYRGVFAVVAAVSLVTALAVRTQLPLLAGSPAVALRERFAVAADRRVLTLLAITVLGVVATMSVYIYVVPLLTATTGLAGSTIGGLLLAYGLGAIVGNAWGGRATDRFGSIPTLLATLAGFIIMIATLPLTATTAVGAALALFVWSVFTWSFNPPVQSLLLELAPTGGLVLSLNASAIYLGMGLAGVLGGAVIGTVGVLALPEVGAALGLVVVGLMFSLRASTRRAPALAD; encoded by the coding sequence ATGTCCGCACGCACCTACCTGCTCGCCGCCGGGGCGTTCGCCGTCGGCACGAGCGCCTACGTGGTCGCGGGCGTGCTGCCCGCGGTCAGCGCCGAGCTGGACGTCTCCGTCACCGCCGCCGGACAGCTCACCACCGCCTTCGCGCTCGCCTACGCGGTGAGCGCCCCGCTGCTCGCGACGATCACCGCGCGCTGGGAGCGCAGGCGGCTGCTCCTGATCGCCCTGCTCGTGGCGGCGCTGGGCAACGCGATCTCCGCGGTCGCCACGACCTACCCGCTGCTGCTCGGCGGGCGCATCGTCGCGGCGCTCGGCGCCGCCGCGTACACGCCGGCCGCCACGCTCTTCGCCACCGCCCTTCGCCCGCCGGCCGAGCGGGGGCGCGCCGTGGCCATCGTGTTCGGCGGCCTCACCGTCGCCCTCGCGCTCGGGGTGCCGATCGGCTCCCTGCTCGCGGGCAGCATCGGGTACCGCGGAGTGTTCGCCGTGGTCGCGGCCGTCAGCCTCGTCACGGCGCTGGCCGTGCGGACGCAGCTGCCGCTGCTGGCCGGGTCACCCGCCGTCGCGCTGCGGGAGCGGTTCGCCGTCGCGGCCGACCGTCGCGTGCTCACGCTGCTGGCGATCACCGTGCTCGGGGTCGTCGCGACGATGAGCGTCTACATCTACGTCGTGCCGCTGCTGACCGCCACCACCGGGCTCGCCGGTTCCACCATCGGCGGGTTGCTGCTCGCCTACGGTCTCGGCGCGATCGTCGGCAACGCGTGGGGCGGCCGCGCCACCGACCGCTTCGGCAGCATCCCGACGCTACTGGCCACGCTCGCCGGCTTCATCATCATGATCGCGACGCTGCCGCTGACCGCGACGACGGCCGTCGGCGCGGCGCTCGCCCTGTTCGTCTGGAGCGTGTTCACCTGGTCGTTCAACCCGCCGGTGCAGAGCCTGCTGCTGGAGCTGGCCCCGACCGGCGGGCTGGTCCTGTCGCTGAACGCATCGGCGATCTACCTCGGCATGGGCCTCGCAGGCGTGCTCGGCGGCGCCGTGATCGGCACCGTGGGCGTGCTCGCCCTGCCGGAGGTCGGCGCAGCGCTCGGCCTGGTGGTCGTCGGCCTGATGTTCTCCCTGCGGGCGAGCACCCGCCGCGCCCCCGCCCTCGCGGACTGA
- a CDS encoding ArsR/SmtB family transcription factor → MPTVEQQTQLPQPAREEIRIEQVLAALGDPVRLLYVRELAKTPTVGVACGTIPLPVTKSTRTHHLRILRQAGVISMRAEGTRRIACLRRDDLDALYPGLLDGILGAPH, encoded by the coding sequence ATGCCCACCGTCGAGCAGCAGACCCAGCTGCCCCAGCCGGCCCGCGAGGAGATCCGGATCGAGCAGGTACTGGCCGCGCTCGGCGATCCGGTGCGCCTGCTGTACGTGCGGGAGCTCGCCAAGACGCCCACCGTCGGCGTGGCGTGCGGGACGATCCCGCTCCCGGTCACCAAGTCCACGCGCACCCACCACCTGCGGATCCTGCGCCAGGCCGGGGTGATCAGCATGCGCGCGGAAGGCACGCGCCGGATCGCCTGCCTGCGCCGCGACGACCTGGACGCCCTCTACCCGGGCTTGCTGGACGGGATCCTGGGCGCCCCCCACTGA
- a CDS encoding 4a-hydroxytetrahydrobiopterin dehydratase: MPRLLDDDEIAAALGGLTGWERDGAALVRIAELPSFPAAIAVVDRVAATAEERDHHPDIDIRWRTLTFRCSTHSVGGITELDVALAESISQEIDAANA, encoded by the coding sequence ATGCCCAGGCTGTTGGACGACGACGAGATCGCTGCTGCTCTCGGGGGCCTCACCGGCTGGGAGCGTGACGGCGCCGCGCTGGTGCGCATCGCGGAGCTGCCGTCCTTCCCCGCCGCGATCGCGGTGGTGGACCGCGTCGCCGCCACCGCGGAGGAGCGCGACCACCACCCCGACATCGACATCCGCTGGCGCACGCTCACGTTCCGCTGCTCCACCCACTCCGTGGGCGGCATCACGGAGCTGGACGTGGCGTTGGCCGAGTCGATCTCGCAGGAGATCGACGCGGCCAACGCTTGA
- a CDS encoding GntR family transcriptional regulator: MQQVSGRERAYRHLRETVLVDPAVQGTFLNEVDLAQDIGVSRTPVREALLLLVAEGLVEMVPKRGAYVPPLSGRQIRELMELRTLLEQHAASVTLAQRSVPLEAMRAALAEQEHLLAAEPCDPHVFIEWDRKFHQSLVDAAGNELIARTYAGLRTRQVRVGVAALFRTTDRQRAVCVEHGRIVDALQSGDEAAAHAAISDHLRITQRLFLEA; this comes from the coding sequence ATGCAGCAGGTCTCCGGCCGTGAGCGCGCCTACCGCCACCTGCGGGAGACGGTCCTGGTCGATCCTGCGGTACAAGGAACCTTCCTCAACGAGGTCGACCTCGCCCAGGACATCGGCGTGTCCCGCACCCCCGTGCGGGAGGCCCTGCTCCTGCTCGTCGCCGAGGGCCTGGTCGAGATGGTGCCCAAGCGCGGAGCGTACGTGCCTCCGCTGTCCGGGCGGCAGATCCGCGAGCTGATGGAGCTGCGAACGCTGCTCGAACAGCACGCTGCGTCCGTGACCCTCGCGCAGAGGTCGGTCCCCCTCGAGGCCATGCGGGCCGCCCTCGCCGAGCAGGAGCACCTGTTGGCCGCCGAGCCCTGCGACCCGCACGTGTTCATCGAGTGGGACCGGAAGTTCCACCAGTCCCTCGTCGACGCGGCCGGCAACGAGCTGATCGCCCGCACCTACGCAGGCCTGCGCACGCGCCAGGTGCGCGTCGGGGTCGCCGCGCTGTTCCGGACGACCGACCGGCAACGGGCCGTCTGCGTGGAGCACGGCCGCATCGTCGACGCACTGCAGTCCGGCGACGAGGCGGCCGCGCACGCGGCGATCTCCGACCACCTGCGGATCACGCAGCGGCTGTTCCTCGAAGCGTGA
- a CDS encoding carbon-nitrogen hydrolase family protein yields MRIALAQIAATADPAENLGLVADGVQRAAAAAADIVVFPEATMCAFGHPLGPIAEPLSGPWAQRVREIAADADIPVVAGMFTPATDGRVHNTLLVTGGGVEASYDKIHLFDAFGFAESRTVAAGTKPVTIVVRGVTVGLATCYDLRFPGLFQTLAGSGATVVVVPASWGAGPGKREQWDLLVRARALDSTAFVAACDQADPTTAGREAGKAPTGIGASAVVGPLGSIQAQLGAEPDLLVADLDLDAVEKARATVPVLANRRF; encoded by the coding sequence GTGCGGATCGCCCTCGCTCAGATCGCTGCAACGGCCGACCCGGCCGAGAACCTCGGCCTCGTCGCGGACGGGGTGCAGCGGGCCGCGGCGGCCGCGGCCGACATCGTCGTCTTCCCCGAGGCCACCATGTGCGCCTTCGGTCACCCCCTCGGCCCGATCGCGGAGCCGCTCTCGGGGCCGTGGGCGCAGCGCGTGCGCGAGATCGCCGCCGACGCGGATATCCCGGTCGTCGCCGGGATGTTCACGCCCGCCACCGACGGGCGCGTCCACAACACGCTCCTCGTCACCGGTGGGGGCGTGGAGGCGAGCTACGACAAGATCCACCTCTTCGACGCGTTCGGGTTCGCCGAGTCGCGCACCGTGGCTGCCGGGACCAAGCCCGTGACCATCGTCGTCCGCGGGGTCACAGTCGGCCTCGCCACCTGCTACGACCTGCGGTTCCCAGGCCTGTTCCAGACGCTCGCCGGGAGCGGTGCCACGGTCGTGGTGGTGCCGGCCTCGTGGGGGGCCGGACCGGGCAAGCGCGAGCAGTGGGACCTGCTGGTGCGCGCCAGGGCGCTGGACAGCACGGCCTTCGTGGCCGCATGCGACCAGGCCGACCCCACCACCGCGGGCCGGGAGGCGGGCAAGGCCCCCACCGGAATCGGCGCGAGCGCCGTGGTCGGCCCGCTGGGGAGCATCCAGGCCCAGCTCGGTGCGGAGCCCGACCTGCTGGTGGCCGACCTCGATCTGGACGCCGTCGAGAAGGCGCGCGCCACGGTGCCGGTGCTGGCCAACCGCCGCTTCTGA